From the Fuerstiella sp. genome, the window GGTGTTTTTACTGCTACGTTGTCAGTCGCATCCTCATCAAATTCTGATCTGACCAGATCGGAATACGATGGGGATGTAACGACAATGGTCTCCGCCGGATGCGGACGCACAATGACCTGTACATCATCGTGTTCACGGAAATATGCAATCGTACATCCGGAGATGCTCTCTAACTTCAGGTGGTGCCGATCACGAAAATAGAGTCTGTTTGCGATGTCTCCGCCGGGACCAGGATTAAGACTGCTGGAGTTGCCACGTTTTGGGACCTGTTAATGGACTCCGAAAACCGATGTGATTTATCACGAAAAATCAGATTTGTTTTACGCTGCAATCAGTCGCCATAGGCGGGCAGCAATCCAAACAGATTGGCAACCAGGCGTATTTTACGTTGCCTTTGCAGTCGTCGGACAAGCAGAGCCAGACGGTATTGCATCCAGATGATGTGCAACCGAAATCGTTTGCGGAAGTGTGACCGGTTCTGATTGTTTGTCCGTGCAGCGTGTCGCGAGAACTGGTTGATTTCCTCAAATCCGGTTTCGCATTTTCGACGAATTTCCGACACCCGAAACGGATCTGCAGTTACTCGACGATGCATCAGTTTTCGTAGTATCTGTGTGACGTCGGCCGTGTTCATGTTTCGGCGAATTATAAACTGTGGAATACCGGCCAGTTTCAAAAGGGATTCGTTTTTGGGAGCGTACACAATTCCGGAGCTTGGAATTCCGGCGACGAGAGCACAAATAATTGAGTGCAGACGCATGCCCACAAACAGATCGAGCCTGCCAAAGACACTTCGAATCGATTCGATACTGTCCGGAACCGAATTGATGCAACAGCTGGGAACTCCTCTTTGTTTCAATTGTTCAGCCAGCGAGTACAACGTCTGCAGATCATTATCGTCATGGGTGCGAAACGGAATCAGTGTCACTTCCAATTCCTGTTCCGAATGAATAGCGACCAGGGCGGCAAGGAAATTCGACACAAAATCGAAGTGCTCGGACTGAGATCCCGAATACAGGTCGACATAGGACCGTAGATTGACACCAATGCGAAGAGGTCCATTGTCGTGTCGCCTTGCTGCCGGAGTTGTCAGGGAAACCAGAAATACCGGGTCAGCAGCCACACAAATACGACGATGAACACCCAGCTCTTTCAGTCGTTGACGGGAAGGTTCATCCCGCACAACAATCACATCAACCAGTTCTATAATCTGAATGAGCAGCGTAGAGATCGCGTGCTTGATATTTCCAACTCCGATG encodes:
- a CDS encoding polysaccharide pyruvyl transferase family protein; this translates as MNVPQIALFSYGGVANLGDDLIATVLLNHLAGDITLFCPGRDFANQEIPQWLAENNTSVQLIDEVDSVQLRKFDVVVIGGGSLLIDYDRSFGTVVYWLTVVKKAIQAGCRVVFAFIGVGNIKHAISTLLIQIIELVDVIVVRDEPSRQRLKELGVHRRICVAADPVFLVSLTTPAARRHDNGPLRIGVNLRSYVDLYSGSQSEHFDFVSNFLAALVAIHSEQELEVTLIPFRTHDDNDLQTLYSLAEQLKQRGVPSCCINSVPDSIESIRSVFGRLDLFVGMRLHSIICALVAGIPSSGIVYAPKNESLLKLAGIPQFIIRRNMNTADVTQILRKLMHRRVTADPFRVSEIRRKCETGFEEINQFSRHAARTNNQNRSHFRKRFRLHIIWMQYRLALLVRRLQRQRKIRLVANLFGLLPAYGD